The nucleotide sequence GCGGGGTGGTGCTGGGTGTGATTGTCGGCGCCGTGATCGGCGTCGCCAACTTCGACCCTGTGAAGAGGAGCTGAGGTGCTCTTCTGCTTCGGCATTCTTTTCCATCATGTTCTCTTGTGTTTGTTCTTTAATGGCTGTCTGATGATGCTTTGTAGTAGTAAttaatcatctctctctctctctcatatgtGTGTAATTGGCGGACTCTTATAAGCTTCACTTCTCTCAAAGAACTTAAATCTCACAATCCCATCTTCCATTTTCCTGTGTAAGAAGAATATGATCGTTCTTGTTCGTATCAATTATTTTCAATCACCATCATCTATCTTCCAACACTTTTTAATCATACAAAAATGactgtaaaatttaatattttcattttctcgaGGCTTGTGTGGAAGCTCATTccaacataaaatttatattagttaATTGACATTATAAATATGGTATCACTAGCTTAGTTAGAATAACATTATTGTTAATAATTATAGTGTTCTTCAAGATGACAAAACTGCTGCAAATTTGATGGTATTTTCTATTGGCTGGAAACATAGAGATGTCTTCTGGGAAGTGTCTGTTGCCTGCCTTCGCATAAAACCAGAGCGTGTGATGTCTGTCTCAACTGATTTTCTCATGCCTTTGTGCTCGTTCTGATGAGTGATAAGCTTTTTTGGGGTCTCAATTCTTTAATCATGCTGGGGATAATTTGAGGAGCCTATCATGCCATGATGATTGCCATCCTGATTCGTGAAGCTGACCAACGGCTAGGTTGAGGTTTTTAAGATACGCTACGCTGTCAATGTATCCACGATCAATTGTAAATTACCCGCCAAAACTTGAAAGAAAGTGGGGGGATACCaaggatggatggatggatgtcCAAGGCAAGGCAATTCCAGTTTGTACCTTCTAGCACAAGAATAATACCATTTGACATTAGGCAGGCAGCCAGCCAGCCACTGAGGCTGAGCTACATCCTTGCAAGTGAtatttaattgagataataataATCAAGCATTTTGCATGTCCAAATGGAAGTAAGGCAAACATCCCTTACTAAGTTTTAACAAGAATTGTGCATGTTGTGGAAAACTAAACCATGAATTTCAACACAATTGCAAAGTGAAGGATCccatcaaaagaaaataattagccTTTCTAGGAGTTGACAATGTGTCTACTAACCTTGTATCAACTAAATTAGCTACAATCAATTTTATTGGGAGCTTGGggaattttgttttttttccaaGGCAATAGTCGTAGAGTTCTTCTATAGAGTCAAACAAATTGACAGACAGACTTACAGAATGAgggttaaaagattaaaatgtcatcacccacattgcattaaaaaaaagtataatgtAATGTGAGCAAgggcattttagtcttttagctTCCATTCTGTAAGTTTGTTTGTCAACCTGTTTAGCTCTcaaaaattttttataataaaatcgCTTAATGTCCTCGTTACTGAATACATTAATTCTATGTCTAGGTCGCCAATCATCTTGTCATGcatgcataataataataatagaagaaTTAACGAATATCTGTCTCtagaatgaaaaatatatgcatttcagttccccccccctctctctctctctctctctctctctctctctctctatagtCTTTCCAAAGCATAGCTGGATTGTTCAACACATGTAAGATCCACCACTTACAATTACAAACCCAATCTCCTATCCATCAACCCATTGGACGGGAAGAAATCACCTCAGTAGCCCGGCCAGGCCAGGACAGGACATTATCAATTTTAACCTAGTAAGTTTTCAAGACACTGCCTGCCTGCCTATCATCAACCTCAGTCCACTTCccaaacccaacccaacccaattattattatatatgggAATAAGTGCATCTGTGGCAGCTCTCCATCCAAACATGACATAGAATAACATAAAGGGTATCCGCATAAGCATTTTTTGAGTTTTGCCTAATATTCTTTTTTCCACTAAATTTGTGTTCAAccacacaaaaacccaactcAACCCATTTCTAACCTTACAAAGACCAAATTAACGTCTAGATTCTCATCTAATATATTCgttttgagaatttttaaatatcaactCAAACCATTTCTAACCTAGACCAAATTGAAGTCTAgcttttcatcataaaaaaaattcaacagaGACCAAATTAAAGTCTAGATTCTCATCATAACAAAATTCAACAAATATTGGGAACAGTTCTAATCCAAAGTATTCATTTGAAAATGTTTAATTATCAAGTCAACATGAGATTTAATATTCATTACCTACGACCCctcaaaagttttttttttttgtacttcGTAGTTTTGTTACCACTTTACTCAAAAGGTTACCAAAATGTGTTTTTAACTATTTGTTAACGAGTTTTTCACCTTACAAAATAATCCGAATAGATTTCCGTAgaataacaacaaatttaatCGAAAATTAATACTATATCAAATAATGGGTGAGTTTCCATAATTAACCCTAAATTAACAAAAGCATATAAACTCGTAGAGGAAATCTCATTATAGGCTTGAAGCAAAACTTAACTTGGCCAGTGCTCAAAGGTAACTCTAATAGTACCCAACATTCTCGAAtgcaaagaaaaaggaacaaaaaTCCAGTAGCCAGATAGAAAATTAACACCAAAAACACATTTGAGGAAATTGCTTGTACGGACAAAGACAGCTACTACTGATGATTTATCGCTTAAGCCATGGGAGGTTCAACCTCAGTTGTTATCAAAGCTGGCTTGATGTATTCCTCTTCCTCTTTAGGAGTATGGATTGTCACAACATCTGGAAGTGGTGTCATTGGACCTTGCTTTCCCTTGGGATCCCAATCAAGCATGATCTTGACCTTGATACCAAGCACCCCCTGCATGACATAGCCACATTATAAGagaaatccaaatgaaatgacAATTTGGCATCCCCCGTGCGTAATGCTAATGTCTTTGCGAGGGCCGGGGGAGGCTATATTTGTACACACTCTTCAAGAACTTGTGACCTTTCCCATTACCCGTTGGGACCAAGACAATTAAGGCTCAAAGAAGAATATGTGAACTGTAAGTTTTTTAGCATAGATTAGACAAGAACCTGTCTCAGAAGAACATGTCTGACAGCTGAATCAATATATTCATTGACTGGCTGGCCAGAAGAAATCATGTACCCGTCCTTAAACTTCATGGACTTGGCACGCTGTGCCCTCAGCTTTCCACTGACGATGACCTGTTAATTAACCAGATAGAATCATGTTCAGAAGTATAGCGCTCCAGTCATAACAATTTACAGTAAGTTAAATGCTGATTCATAAACATACCTCGCATCCTTTAGCCCCACTCTCCATAACAAATCTCAAGACACCATAGCAAGCcctaataataagaaataacCATCACTAGATTAGCCTAAAAACATTTATGCCATGGGACTTCATACCAGGAGGTGCAATACTGAGAAAAAGTGAACTCTACACAGACAAATCATTACAGATCCAAATTCCCTAATGTCTCAAGGCATGAAACAATAGAGTCCTCTACCAACCCAGAATGCACAACATACAATCAAGTTCGTGGCAGTAGAAGCCATACAACATCCAATATTAAAGCAATAAACCGTTTTCCATCAAAGAAGATCCATCCATATTTAATATTGATCCCAAATCACAGAAACATAACGAACCAGCATACATCCTGCTGGAAAGGCCAGTTAGCCTTCAGACAAAAAGCTAACTGTGTTGCATGTCCTTATCGATTGAGAAAAGAGAACAATCAACTAAGTGATCAAATGCAATCCTTCAGAGATAACAGGTAGAAAACATTAAACTAAAATTGCCAATTaagccatcatatttattctaCTAACGCCAATTCATGCTAATTACAACAACAATTATTAACACAAGCATTAATCTCATTAGATcttcaaaaaaacaaataaatactaaacacaAGTAGAACCAGGAACAGACAAAACCAAAAGCTACAGTAAACAATGAAAATCTTCCACTCAAGCATCTGGCAAAATTGTTCCAAACATGTTGCAATTTCAAGCAAACAAATTCAAGGAGGTTGCACTAAACATCAAAGTGAATGGAGAAGCATGCCGAAGCTGTGTGATCTTCCAACACAAACATGGGACAGATATACTTATGTGGCAGTTAATACTGGTATGATAGGAAGGAACCAACATTAAGGACAAAAAGTAAAGTTGCTGAAAAAGGCTGAAGGTGCATGCAAATGGTGCACGCATGCTTAAATAACTACCACACTCTAAATTACAGTGGAAAAAGAAAGTTAGGCACTAGATAAACCATAATTTTTGAACAagtaaaatataagaaaaatgtaAACTAACAATTTGTTCAAATTATGTACCCTCTGAGGTTTCTGCATGAAAATTAATACAtttcatgatgatgatgactcGGAggaaatcaattaatttagtcaTCATCAGACACAAAGTTGGTACACAAACACCAATTTGCTGTGTGGATGACAGAGAAacatacaataataaattcCCAATGGATAGGAAAAACCTTTTAAACCTGATACCCCACAAAATAGTTGCAAATATACTCTCATGAGCTTCAATTATACAGGGAAAAATCAGATATGAATTAACGCTTTACGCAcataaataacagaaataacCCACTGGGTACAGCAAAGGAGTGCATTCTTTATAACAACATATATACAGCACGCGAACAAATCCATTAACAATAATGAActatatttaatgaataatcaaatccAAACCATATCGCATTTCTAGGGTTAATAAaatcagaaaacaaaaaaatataggCAGTTGAAGCACACACCTCCGAACAGCGAGGCCACCAAGGAGCTTGTAACGGAGAGACTCAGCCTGAGCAATGGCACAAAGCCCCCTGTTGTTGACCTTCTCAGCGTACAACTCCACGCTACCCTCCGGAAACTTGAACCGCTTCTGTACAACTGATGTCAGCTCTCTGATCCTCCTTCCCTTCTCACCTGAAATGAATCCAAAAATTCAAACACAACGCCAGAAAGTCAATAAATGGACATAAAAATCAAACACCAATACCAACACTTAGGTAAACCAAACAAAGCATAATGGTAAACCATCAAGTCATAGTGAGAATCAATCAGTCACCAAGAACGTTCTGAGTGCGGGTGGCTCTGATAATGATCTCGGTCCGCATCGGAGTGACTCTAACCTCGACCCCGGAGTAGCCATCCTCTGCAAGCTCCCTCGTCAGAACCTCATTCAGCTCGGCGAAAAACACTCCATCAGCCACAAACTGCAGCGAATTTAGAAGATAAGTTACATGCACACAAACCGAGTACGACGGCGATCTGAACGGATGACTCACCTTTCGCTTTTTGCTCATCTGAGTCGCCATGTTCAAAGACGGTTGCTGAAGCGGCGATGAGGAATTGTCTGTTTCTCCTTGCGCAGGCGATCTGCGAACCCTAATTTGGCTAGGGTTTTCGCACTAGGCGGGTGAGGCTTATATATAAGAGCGCGAATTGATCGGACGGTCGACATGTATTTGGAGAAGATTTGCTTTTGGGTCACTCAAGAGATGGGCCTGTCTCTCGCAGGCCTAAATTAGGCGGCCCGCTTAATTTACCTTTACTAGTGGGTCAACATTGAAAACAAAAagggcccaaaaaaaaaaagccccatccttcttattttttaaaagtaatatgtgcatttgcattttatttttgttattttactgTTTAATTCACTTACGTCATCTATCTAAGTAAAATTACATTATTATCTTCTATGTTTCATTATCTTTACATAAGaaaacttttgtattttacCCTTTCGTCACTATTTATGTTATTATCTCTTATTGTACTTTCTTCAAACATTAGTGTCAAACACCCTATGATTTTGTGACATAGatatgctaaatttattaatccACACACAtctaaaaaaaacaataaatgtaaatttttttaaaaaatttaaccaaatgatttttgtttaattattaatgtacATTTTTGGAAACAATAGAAAGGAAGGCACAGTACAGAAGGCATAATGCGTTCAAACTTCAAATCCAAGAAGGGCCCAAATCTGGGAGTCTGGCTGTAACGCCGAAACTTTGAAGATTTTGTTGTTTCCCCCACCAAACAATGGCAGAAAGAGCACATGCAGATGCACTGCTTTGCCCCcatcttttcatttcttttcaacCTCAAAAAATCCTCTATCTTTTATCTCTCCCCATCTCTATATACACACCCATATATAGGTAGGCTTGGAACCGGTACAATTAAGAGCACAAACGATTAGGATTACGTAAGGACgataatcttatatatataaaagtagatgTGTGTGGCATGTgggtatgtgtgtgtttatatatgaCCCCTTAATCATGCATGTATCAACACAAAGAATTGGAATGGACCGAGGAGAGAGATGTCTCAGGGGTACAGGGAGAGATGTAATTAAGGAACATTAGAGGGGGGAGATGtaattaatagatatatataattaatatatagttCACACAGTATAGagatttattataatttaggaTATATCATGGATACTGTCTATA is from Diospyros lotus cultivar Yz01 chromosome 2, ASM1463336v1, whole genome shotgun sequence and encodes:
- the LOC127795895 gene encoding 40S ribosomal protein S3-3; translation: MATQMSKKRKFVADGVFFAELNEVLTRELAEDGYSGVEVRVTPMRTEIIIRATRTQNVLGEKGRRIRELTSVVQKRFKFPEGSVELYAEKVNNRGLCAIAQAESLRYKLLGGLAVRRACYGVLRFVMESGAKGCEVIVSGKLRAQRAKSMKFKDGYMISSGQPVNEYIDSAVRHVLLRQGVLGIKVKIMLDWDPKGKQGPMTPLPDVVTIHTPKEEEEYIKPALITTEVEPPMA